A window of the Mucilaginibacter sp. cycad4 genome harbors these coding sequences:
- a CDS encoding STAS domain-containing protein, with protein MILQTHLLNNALIADIQLKEANLANAEQFKAELISLINSGNKYVIVNFEQVKYVDSSFLGALVSALKLTMNSGGDIAVVGLNNDIRSLFQLVRLDKVFRIYTNTQEALTGA; from the coding sequence ATGATATTACAAACACATCTGCTTAATAATGCATTAATTGCGGATATACAGCTTAAAGAGGCAAATTTGGCAAATGCCGAACAATTTAAGGCTGAACTGATTAGCCTGATCAATAGCGGAAATAAGTATGTTATTGTAAACTTTGAGCAGGTAAAATATGTTGACAGTTCCTTTTTAGGCGCATTGGTATCGGCACTTAAACTGACTATGAATAGCGGGGGAGACATTGCTGTAGTTGGTTTAAATAACGATATCCGGTCCTTGTTTCAATTGGTGCGGCTTGATAAGGTGTTCAGGATCTATACAAATACACAGGAGGCTTTAACCGGGGCATAA
- a CDS encoding glycosyltransferase, whose protein sequence is MELKNRHIVIFSQMQFDSHLESTNYTMAKHLAKDNYVYYVDRPYTWKDYIQFKNTPGYKARKPHFFSPKDSFIQTEIPNLKIIITPPVPSINSLPEGAVYRLAMKMNEQIVAGRLNKIIKNLGIKDYIFINSYAFYYPTMHRLLKLKPLLKVYHCVDPLIEEYQIRHGLISEDILVKDMDLVISTSKELSNVKAKLNPNSYFVPNAADISHSQKALDPALPVADILSDIPKPVIGYFGNIERRIDYNLLTQLLEQNPNKNFVFVGPVGKDYENNPAFNAPNIFKKGAVPYEQLPAVLKGFDVAIIPFKKDDVSSSIFPLKLFEYLGSGRPVVITDFNEDLEEFTGDSVYICKNVDEFSAALNLSLNDTPFLQQKRLKIAAQNTWEHRITEIKSLLATNLNNKRKS, encoded by the coding sequence ATGGAGCTTAAAAACCGGCATATCGTAATATTTTCGCAAATGCAGTTTGATAGCCACCTCGAATCAACAAACTATACTATGGCCAAACATTTGGCCAAAGATAACTATGTATATTATGTTGACAGGCCATATACCTGGAAAGATTATATCCAGTTTAAAAATACGCCTGGGTATAAGGCCCGAAAACCGCACTTCTTTTCTCCCAAGGATAGTTTTATCCAAACTGAGATCCCCAATTTAAAGATCATCATCACACCTCCGGTTCCGTCGATCAATTCGCTGCCCGAAGGTGCTGTTTATCGGCTGGCTATGAAGATGAACGAACAGATTGTAGCGGGCAGGCTCAATAAGATAATTAAGAACCTTGGAATAAAGGACTACATCTTTATCAACTCCTATGCCTTTTATTACCCCACCATGCACCGGTTGTTGAAATTGAAACCATTACTTAAGGTTTATCATTGCGTTGACCCGCTGATTGAGGAATACCAAATCCGTCACGGCCTTATCTCCGAAGATATATTGGTAAAAGATATGGACCTGGTGATCAGCACCAGTAAAGAGTTAAGCAACGTAAAAGCAAAGCTTAACCCCAACTCATACTTCGTGCCGAATGCAGCCGACATCAGTCATAGTCAAAAAGCGCTGGACCCGGCCTTGCCTGTAGCAGATATCCTTTCTGATATCCCTAAACCGGTAATCGGCTATTTCGGCAATATTGAACGACGTATTGATTATAATTTATTAACACAGTTATTGGAACAAAACCCGAATAAAAATTTTGTATTTGTAGGGCCGGTTGGTAAAGATTATGAAAATAATCCTGCTTTTAACGCGCCTAATATTTTCAAAAAAGGAGCGGTGCCTTATGAGCAGTTGCCTGCCGTGCTCAAAGGGTTTGATGTTGCAATCATTCCCTTCAAAAAAGATGATGTAAGCAGCTCAATTTTCCCGCTTAAGTTATTTGAATACCTGGGCTCGGGCCGGCCGGTAGTGATCACCGATTTTAACGAAGATTTAGAAGAATTTACCGGCGATAGCGTATATATCTGCAAAAATGTCGATGAATTTTCTGCTGCTCTTAACTTATCACTAAATGACACTCCTTTTTTACAGCAAAAAAGATTAAAAATAGCCGCACAAAATACATGGGAGCACCGTATAACAGAGATCAAAAGTTTGCTGGCAACAAATTTGAACAATAAACGGAAGAGTTAA
- a CDS encoding oligosaccharide flippase family protein: protein MGLFKKLINKHTLSLATNAVLPVLGMVILSLLARRLSKPAFGNYVFFQIVFTLADTFRTGFLQTSVIKFYSGSTPERMKNISGSAWYLGFMITCVFAIVNLLIYLIYKNPDADIDITLKWFSLIYFCTLPSAVSLWTLQAEERFDKLFTLQLMNQGGFLALVVGVAVAGKSNFETTIYCYFTANLLSGLICIITGWAKAKTIVHKSWDTIKQMAHFGKYSVGTSISSYLLRSSDTFIVKPMFSPDLLAVYYIPQRLMEIFEIPLRAFISTALPVMSAAAQRGDQKYVTYIMKKYAGMLTIALTPIAVICFIAADLIIGLLFGAKYQHSDAGNIFRIFMCYVMLLPIDRFFGITLDIINKPHLNMIKVFLMLTVNVVGDFTGILIFHNLYAVAVASIFTFATGAIFGYWALKKHLQFKISDIFVLGYIELKELIGVVTGKIKRKTTN from the coding sequence ATGGGTTTATTTAAAAAATTAATAAACAAACACACGCTTTCACTGGCAACAAACGCCGTGTTACCCGTTTTGGGTATGGTCATACTATCACTGCTGGCCCGCCGCTTAAGTAAACCTGCCTTTGGCAACTATGTGTTCTTCCAGATTGTATTTACACTGGCAGATACATTTCGCACGGGGTTCCTGCAAACATCGGTCATTAAATTTTATTCGGGTTCCACACCCGAAAGGATGAAAAATATATCAGGATCTGCCTGGTACCTGGGCTTTATGATCACTTGCGTATTTGCCATCGTAAATCTCCTGATCTATCTTATTTATAAAAATCCTGATGCCGATATAGATATTACGCTTAAATGGTTTAGCCTCATTTATTTCTGCACGCTACCCTCGGCAGTGAGCCTTTGGACCCTCCAGGCCGAAGAACGCTTTGATAAACTGTTCACGCTGCAGTTAATGAACCAGGGAGGTTTCCTGGCGCTGGTGGTTGGCGTTGCGGTTGCGGGCAAATCAAATTTTGAAACAACTATATATTGCTACTTTACAGCTAACCTATTAAGCGGCCTTATTTGCATTATTACAGGCTGGGCTAAGGCAAAAACCATAGTACACAAAAGCTGGGATACAATAAAGCAAATGGCCCATTTTGGTAAATACAGTGTAGGCACATCTATAAGTTCATACCTGCTCAGGAGCTCTGATACATTTATAGTAAAGCCTATGTTTAGCCCCGACCTGCTGGCTGTTTATTACATTCCGCAACGACTTATGGAAATTTTTGAGATCCCGCTAAGGGCTTTCATCTCTACTGCATTGCCGGTAATGTCGGCAGCTGCACAGCGGGGCGACCAAAAATACGTCACCTATATCATGAAAAAATATGCAGGCATGCTTACTATAGCGCTTACCCCTATCGCTGTAATCTGTTTCATTGCTGCTGACCTTATCATTGGGCTCCTGTTCGGCGCTAAATACCAGCATTCTGACGCAGGCAATATCTTCAGGATTTTTATGTGTTACGTAATGCTGTTACCTATCGACAGGTTTTTCGGGATAACGCTTGATATCATCAACAAACCACATCTTAACATGATCAAAGTGTTCCTGATGCTAACAGTTAACGTTGTAGGTGATTTTACGGGGATACTCATATTCCACAACTTGTATGCCGTAGCTGTTGCTTCTATTTTTACCTTTGCTACCGGTGCTATATTTGGTTATTGGGCATTAAAAAAACATCTTCAATTTAAAATATCCGACATCTTTGTTTTAGGCTACATCGAACTAAAAGAACTTATAGGTGTTGTGACGGGCAAAATAAAACGAAAAACGACTAACTGA
- a CDS encoding glycosyltransferase family 2 protein, translated as MEIIKFIASIIAILLFIYLGLYSLYLFVFSVLGKLIPIKQPAAATAFSKFIVYICAYKEDEIILNSAAAALTIDYPKDMFTVCVIADSMKPETIVKLKQMPLQVVEVVFETSTKSKALNKAIENTAAGFDAAVVFDIDNIAAPDYLHQINNYLQAGHRVVQGHRVAKNSNTQVAILDAVSEEVNNHIFRKSQQLFKFSAAIIGSGMALEYNLFVNVMSRIDAVGGFDKEMGLLLTRDKIHVAYAEKAYIYDEKVSNPAVFEKQRKRWLSAQFNLLKKYAATAPAQFFRGNFDYVNEIYQMAILPRVLMLGLMPCMLLISFFTPGIGPHWHLWLGATVACYLGILVAIPTSFYNGKLLEAMLKLPLIFFTMFLLLFKLKGANKKFIHTPHDNAPAEPVNDGATAK; from the coding sequence ATGGAAATAATCAAATTCATAGCATCCATAATCGCCATTTTGCTGTTTATATACCTTGGTTTATATAGCCTGTACCTTTTTGTTTTTTCAGTACTCGGAAAATTAATCCCTATCAAACAGCCTGCTGCGGCAACTGCATTCAGTAAATTCATAGTTTATATCTGCGCTTATAAAGAAGATGAAATTATTTTAAACTCGGCGGCGGCGGCACTAACTATCGATTACCCTAAAGATATGTTTACGGTTTGTGTGATAGCCGACTCCATGAAACCTGAAACCATTGTTAAATTAAAGCAGATGCCCTTGCAGGTAGTAGAGGTAGTTTTTGAAACCAGCACCAAATCAAAAGCGCTAAACAAAGCTATTGAAAATACAGCAGCCGGTTTTGATGCCGCTGTTGTTTTTGATATTGATAACATTGCCGCGCCTGATTACCTGCACCAGATCAATAATTATTTACAAGCAGGTCACCGCGTGGTGCAAGGCCACAGGGTAGCGAAAAACTCAAATACGCAGGTGGCAATACTTGATGCTGTAAGTGAAGAAGTTAACAACCATATTTTCAGAAAATCGCAGCAGTTATTTAAGTTTTCGGCAGCCATTATCGGTTCGGGCATGGCATTGGAATACAACCTGTTTGTAAATGTGATGTCGCGTATTGATGCCGTAGGCGGGTTTGATAAGGAAATGGGCCTGTTGCTCACCCGTGATAAGATCCATGTTGCTTATGCAGAAAAAGCATATATCTATGACGAAAAGGTAAGTAACCCTGCAGTGTTCGAAAAGCAGCGTAAGCGCTGGCTTTCGGCCCAGTTTAACCTGCTTAAAAAGTACGCGGCTACCGCGCCGGCCCAGTTTTTCCGCGGCAATTTTGATTATGTGAATGAGATATACCAGATGGCTATCCTGCCGCGTGTATTAATGCTTGGTCTGATGCCCTGTATGCTATTGATCTCCTTTTTTACTCCGGGTATAGGCCCGCACTGGCATTTATGGCTCGGCGCAACTGTGGCATGCTATCTTGGTATCTTAGTTGCCATACCCACATCGTTCTATAATGGAAAACTTTTAGAGGCCATGCTTAAACTGCCGCTTATATTTTTCACCATGTTTTTACTGCTGTTTAAGTTAAAAGGAGCAAACAAAAAGTTTATTCATACGCCGCACGACAATGCTCCTGCAGAACCCGTAAACGACGGGGCAACTGCGAAATAG
- a CDS encoding acyltransferase translates to MSFVSSIKSNPKLKKLVHWMLIPSGQSRPRLWVRLILNRFFHHRGKNSVVRLNARMDLFPFNKFSLGAKSIVEDFAVINNGVGDVFIGEGSGVGISTVIIGPVKIGNFSMTAQHVVISGLNHGYQDVSIPPRHQKVTTQQITIDDNVWIGANCVVTAGVTIGKHSVIGAGSVVTRDIPPYSVAVGNPAKVIKQYNFTTQLWEKA, encoded by the coding sequence ATGTCATTTGTATCATCCATAAAATCAAATCCCAAATTAAAAAAATTAGTCCACTGGATGCTTATTCCATCCGGCCAGTCGAGGCCAAGGCTTTGGGTTAGGCTGATACTTAACCGCTTTTTCCATCACCGCGGTAAAAACAGTGTAGTACGACTGAATGCACGGATGGATCTTTTTCCATTCAATAAATTTTCACTTGGTGCAAAGAGTATTGTGGAAGATTTTGCCGTGATCAATAACGGCGTTGGCGATGTATTTATCGGCGAAGGATCAGGCGTTGGTATCAGCACGGTAATAATTGGCCCGGTTAAAATAGGCAATTTCAGCATGACAGCGCAGCATGTTGTAATATCAGGCCTTAATCATGGCTACCAGGACGTGAGTATACCGCCCCGCCATCAAAAAGTCACCACACAACAAATTACTATTGATGATAACGTGTGGATAGGCGCTAACTGTGTGGTAACCGCCGGTGTAACTATAGGTAAACATTCGGTTATTGGGGCCGGCAGCGTGGTTACAAGGGATATCCCGCCTTATTCGGTAGCGGTTGGCAACCCCGCCAAAGTAATAAAACAGTATAATTTTACAACACAATTGTGGGAGAAAGCGTAA